Proteins found in one Paralichthys olivaceus isolate ysfri-2021 chromosome 19, ASM2471397v2, whole genome shotgun sequence genomic segment:
- the LOC109632599 gene encoding homeodomain-interacting protein kinase 1-like isoform X1: MSSADGQEQKKAFQNNSLLISGKSHYKLLNIIGEGTFGSVARGVNLCTKQNVAVKILSDKEVFKNEINMMEVVSVLDPVKSNVVHFYEKVEQVGFTCLVFERLDRNLCELLEDREGKPLFVSEIRPIAQQLLTALEALRRLGIIHSDLKPDNVMLVNHYKEPFRVKLIDFGVSFRTSEVTDGMVIQPVGFRAPEVSLGLPISQAIDLWGLGCILAYLYLGEELFNTECEYQMMRSMITVLGKPDDYLLNAATQTHWFFTKNPHWKTPKWSLKSPMQFMFETRIEPTQGWPVQFRSLDQLETIYQEGQEPINMIDNKAFINLLKHLLHMDSELRITSAEALRHPFISMELMEEQDASLYVCNAFKKMIVCKLEDSKDDSIHKVSASPLCGDDVTNEPATLGEILWIKTDNSLEETSDDKTEEEVQGVSSTSPCADECSTNLPEGAAAAGAEGAEAVNHDITCDLTEEKTVPDGSPDVKRRKSLFKRIRSFFSREFRALFSRRRS; encoded by the exons ATGTCGTCAGCAGACGGACAAG AACAAAAGAAGGCGTTTCAAAACAATAGCCTGCTGATTAGCGGGAAGAGTCACTACAAGCTCCTGAACATAATTGGTGAAGGAACTTTCGGCAGTGTTGCCAGGGGAGTGAATCTGTGCACAAAGCAGAATGTTGCGGTCAAGATTTTGTCTGACAAAGAAGTATTCAAAAATGAG ATCAACATGATGGAAGTCGTGAGTGTTCTGGACCCAGTTAAATCCAACGTGGTGCACTTCTATGAGAAGGTCGAGCAAGTTGGATTTACCTGCCTAGTGTTTGAAAGGCTGGACAGGAATCTGTGCGAGCTTCTCGAGGACAGAGAGGGCAAACCGCTGTTTGTCAGTGAGATACGGCCGATAGCGCAACAG TTGCTGACGGCCTTAGAAGCCCTGAGGAGACTCGGCATCATCCACAGTGACTTGAAGCCAGATAATGTCATGCTGGTTAATCACTACAAGGAGCCATTCCGCGTCAAACTCATAGACTTTGGCGTGTCGTTCAGAACCTCTGAAGTGACAGACGGCATGGTTATTCAGCCTGTGGGTTTCAG GGCACCTGAAGTCTCCCTGGGTCTCCCCATCTCCCAAGCAATCGACCTGTGGGGTCTTGGGTGTATCCTCGCATACTTGTACCTCGGTGAGGAACTGTTTAATACAGAATGCGAGTATCAGATG ATGAGGAGCATGATCACTGTCCTGGGCAAACCAGATGACTACCTCCTGaatgcagcaacacaaacccATTGGTTCTTCACGAAGAACCCACACTGGAAAACCCCTAAATGGTCGCTGAAG AGCCCAATGCAATTCATGTTCGAAACTAGGATTGAGCCTACACAGGGCTGGCCAGTTCAGTTCAGGTCCCTGGATCAGCTTGAAACA ATTTACCAAGAGGGTCAGGAGCCAATTAATATGATCGATAACAAAGCCTTCATCAACCTGCTGAAGCATCTTCTGCACATGGACTCTGAGCTGAGGATCACTTCTGCTGAGGCTCTGCGGCACCCATTTATATCCATGGAACTCATGGAGGAGCAGGACGCCAGCCTTTA tgtgtgCAACGCATTTAAGAAGATGATCGTCTGCAAGTTGGAAGACTCGAAGGATGACTCCATCCACAAagtctctgcttctcctctctgcGGTGATGACGTCACTAACGAGCCTGCCACACTTGGAGAAATCCTGTGGATAAAGACGGACAACTCTCTGGAGGAAACGTCTGATGATAAGACTGAGGAGGAAGTTCAGGGCGTGTCTTCAACGTCTCCTTGTGCCGATGAATGCAGCACAAATCTGCCTGaaggagcagctgctgctggagctgaggGTGCtgaagctgtcaatcacgataTCACTTGTGATCTGACTGAGGAGAAGACGGTGCCTGATGGTTCACCTGATGTCAAAAGGAGGAAGAGCCTGTTCAAAAGGATTCGCTCATTCTTCAGCAGAGAGTTTAGAGCCTTGTTCAGCAGGAGAAGATCTTAG
- the LOC109632599 gene encoding homeodomain-interacting protein kinase 1-like isoform X2, which translates to MMEVVSVLDPVKSNVVHFYEKVEQVGFTCLVFERLDRNLCELLEDREGKPLFVSEIRPIAQQLLTALEALRRLGIIHSDLKPDNVMLVNHYKEPFRVKLIDFGVSFRTSEVTDGMVIQPVGFRAPEVSLGLPISQAIDLWGLGCILAYLYLGEELFNTECEYQMMRSMITVLGKPDDYLLNAATQTHWFFTKNPHWKTPKWSLKSPMQFMFETRIEPTQGWPVQFRSLDQLETIYQEGQEPINMIDNKAFINLLKHLLHMDSELRITSAEALRHPFISMELMEEQDASLYVCNAFKKMIVCKLEDSKDDSIHKVSASPLCGDDVTNEPATLGEILWIKTDNSLEETSDDKTEEEVQGVSSTSPCADECSTNLPEGAAAAGAEGAEAVNHDITCDLTEEKTVPDGSPDVKRRKSLFKRIRSFFSREFRALFSRRRS; encoded by the exons ATGATGGAAGTCGTGAGTGTTCTGGACCCAGTTAAATCCAACGTGGTGCACTTCTATGAGAAGGTCGAGCAAGTTGGATTTACCTGCCTAGTGTTTGAAAGGCTGGACAGGAATCTGTGCGAGCTTCTCGAGGACAGAGAGGGCAAACCGCTGTTTGTCAGTGAGATACGGCCGATAGCGCAACAG TTGCTGACGGCCTTAGAAGCCCTGAGGAGACTCGGCATCATCCACAGTGACTTGAAGCCAGATAATGTCATGCTGGTTAATCACTACAAGGAGCCATTCCGCGTCAAACTCATAGACTTTGGCGTGTCGTTCAGAACCTCTGAAGTGACAGACGGCATGGTTATTCAGCCTGTGGGTTTCAG GGCACCTGAAGTCTCCCTGGGTCTCCCCATCTCCCAAGCAATCGACCTGTGGGGTCTTGGGTGTATCCTCGCATACTTGTACCTCGGTGAGGAACTGTTTAATACAGAATGCGAGTATCAGATG ATGAGGAGCATGATCACTGTCCTGGGCAAACCAGATGACTACCTCCTGaatgcagcaacacaaacccATTGGTTCTTCACGAAGAACCCACACTGGAAAACCCCTAAATGGTCGCTGAAG AGCCCAATGCAATTCATGTTCGAAACTAGGATTGAGCCTACACAGGGCTGGCCAGTTCAGTTCAGGTCCCTGGATCAGCTTGAAACA ATTTACCAAGAGGGTCAGGAGCCAATTAATATGATCGATAACAAAGCCTTCATCAACCTGCTGAAGCATCTTCTGCACATGGACTCTGAGCTGAGGATCACTTCTGCTGAGGCTCTGCGGCACCCATTTATATCCATGGAACTCATGGAGGAGCAGGACGCCAGCCTTTA tgtgtgCAACGCATTTAAGAAGATGATCGTCTGCAAGTTGGAAGACTCGAAGGATGACTCCATCCACAAagtctctgcttctcctctctgcGGTGATGACGTCACTAACGAGCCTGCCACACTTGGAGAAATCCTGTGGATAAAGACGGACAACTCTCTGGAGGAAACGTCTGATGATAAGACTGAGGAGGAAGTTCAGGGCGTGTCTTCAACGTCTCCTTGTGCCGATGAATGCAGCACAAATCTGCCTGaaggagcagctgctgctggagctgaggGTGCtgaagctgtcaatcacgataTCACTTGTGATCTGACTGAGGAGAAGACGGTGCCTGATGGTTCACCTGATGTCAAAAGGAGGAAGAGCCTGTTCAAAAGGATTCGCTCATTCTTCAGCAGAGAGTTTAGAGCCTTGTTCAGCAGGAGAAGATCTTAG